One Qipengyuania aurantiaca genomic region harbors:
- a CDS encoding sensor histidine kinase translates to MSRFTATLPRWPNAVLLLFISGAMLGLIYLVYQTVEAERQEREQAAFTSDVLEQLVRVHTAALSGETGQRGYLITLDRRYLRSYQEGSEQIEPALERLRSLLSDNATSRQEELLDEIDALSRAKFDEMQSSVLLLEDGRLLDARRQVLTDEGQETMERLNRAIDEMEEIERRILADQRSETARIEGRVLPLLLALITLLLLAILIGSRLVSRAAKAEAEAAQAAAIGEARDRADLLAKELNHRVKNLFAVVLAIVQMSARDKPDAKPVTDAISARIRALLTAHEVSQGELDRELASLEALIETTLAPYRSAKQTAHVEGPEVLLPAKRITPLGLVLHELTTNAVKYGAWAKGGTIDVTWSEQDGMVTLVWREKGITLDGAPDRKGFGSLLMDSAARQFGGSVTRDFTAEGLVVTIELRQNSAQGAIASAMPAA, encoded by the coding sequence TTGAGCCGGTTCACCGCGACCCTGCCGCGCTGGCCGAACGCCGTGCTGCTGCTCTTCATCAGCGGCGCGATGCTGGGGCTGATCTATCTCGTCTACCAGACGGTCGAGGCCGAGCGGCAAGAGCGTGAACAGGCCGCCTTCACCAGCGACGTGCTCGAACAGCTGGTCCGGGTTCACACCGCTGCGCTTAGCGGCGAGACGGGACAGCGTGGCTACCTCATCACGCTCGACCGACGCTACTTGCGCTCCTACCAGGAGGGTAGCGAGCAAATCGAGCCGGCGCTGGAACGCCTGCGGTCATTGCTGAGCGACAACGCCACGTCGCGGCAGGAGGAATTGCTCGACGAGATCGACGCGCTTTCGCGGGCGAAATTCGACGAGATGCAGTCCTCCGTGCTCCTCTTGGAAGATGGGCGCCTCCTCGATGCGCGGCGCCAAGTCCTAACCGACGAGGGGCAGGAAACCATGGAGCGCCTCAACCGCGCGATCGACGAGATGGAGGAGATCGAACGCCGTATCCTTGCCGACCAGCGCAGCGAAACCGCGCGGATCGAGGGGCGTGTTCTGCCCTTGCTGCTGGCTCTGATCACGCTCCTGCTGCTAGCCATCCTGATCGGATCGCGGCTAGTTTCTCGTGCGGCCAAGGCCGAAGCGGAAGCCGCGCAGGCTGCTGCCATCGGCGAAGCGCGCGACCGGGCCGACCTGCTCGCGAAGGAGCTTAACCACCGGGTGAAGAACCTGTTCGCGGTCGTGCTCGCCATCGTCCAGATGAGCGCGCGCGACAAGCCGGACGCGAAGCCCGTGACCGACGCCATCAGCGCCCGCATCCGCGCCCTGCTGACCGCGCATGAGGTAAGCCAGGGCGAACTCGACCGTGAGCTGGCCTCGCTGGAAGCGCTGATCGAGACCACGCTGGCCCCCTATCGTTCAGCCAAGCAGACTGCGCATGTCGAAGGGCCGGAAGTCCTGCTTCCCGCAAAGCGCATCACCCCGCTCGGCCTTGTCCTGCACGAGCTCACCACGAATGCGGTGAAATACGGCGCCTGGGCCAAGGGCGGTACGATCGATGTAACCTGGAGCGAACAGGATGGCATGGTAACGCTCGTCTGGCGCGAGAAAGGCATCACGCTCGATGGGGCGCCGGATCGCAAGGGTTTCGGCAGCCTGCTTATGGACAGCGCCGCCAGGCAATTCGGCGGCAGCGTGACACGCGATTTCACGGCCGAAGGCTTGGTGGTGACGATCGAGCTGCGGCAGAACAGCGCGCAAGGTGCCATTGCCAGCGCGATGCCAGCCGCCTAG
- the polA gene encoding DNA polymerase I, with the protein MADKQHLYLVDGSAYIFRAYHRLPPLTDPEGTPVGAVYGYTTMLWKLADDLDKADGPTHLAVVLDKSSHSFRNEIYDQYKANRPDPPEDLVPQFPLIRDATRAFSLPLVEEPDVEADDMIASYARAAQAEGWDVTIVSSDKDLMQLVGEKDGARIDMLDTMKSARIYIEEVEEKFGVPPEKVGDVLALMGDSVDNIPGIFGVGPKTASKLIAEHGDLTAALDAAEEMKKSKLKERLIEHREDAELSRVLVTLKEDCPLPIAIDDMKLNGVPSEPLAAFLEKHGFTSLLRRLETGSGSPNRATDLNPPKQETKGAEAEAGGNSQPLPELPAIDRSAYECVQSMERLTHWIERAGAARLVAVDTETDSLDSIRAELVGVSLAPGPNEACYIPLGHGGSDMFAEKPEQIGKAEALAALKPLLEDDAVLKVFQNGKYDLNVLAREGIAVAPIDDTMIISFALDAGRSESGIGGGHGMDELAERHLGHTCISFKELCGTGKKAIPFAEVPLDKATEYAAEDADVTWRLHAMLKRRLPVEGGTKIYERVDRPLVPVVAGMERHGIKVDRARLAKLSEEFATETKRLEGEIHEIAGQEFTVGSPKQLGEILFDKLGFKGGKKGKSGQYSTDQSVLEKLSGDGAEIADKVLEWRQLAKLKSTYTDALQEAINPETGRVHTSYSLVGAQTGRLSSTDPNLQNIPIRTEIGRQIRDAFVAEDGHVLLAADYSQIELRLAAHMADVAPLKEAFAEGEDIHARTATEMFGEVTRDTRARAKTINFAILYGISRWGLAGRLGVEADEAQAMIDTYFQRFPGIQKYILHTLESVREKGYSETLFGRKTWFPRINSKNQAERQGSERAAINAPIQGTSADIIKRAMVRMNPALEEAGLGHVRMLLQVHDELVFELPEADVTAASEAIERVMAQAAAPAVELAVPLGVEIGTGKSWGAAH; encoded by the coding sequence ATGGCCGACAAGCAGCACCTCTATCTCGTCGATGGTTCCGCCTATATCTTCAGGGCTTACCACCGCCTGCCGCCGCTGACAGATCCCGAAGGCACGCCGGTCGGCGCGGTCTACGGCTATACGACCATGCTGTGGAAGCTGGCCGACGATCTCGACAAGGCCGACGGCCCGACGCACCTCGCCGTGGTGCTCGACAAGTCGAGCCACTCCTTCCGCAACGAGATTTACGACCAGTACAAGGCGAACCGCCCCGATCCGCCGGAAGACCTGGTGCCGCAATTCCCGCTGATTCGCGACGCCACCCGCGCCTTCAGCCTGCCGCTGGTCGAAGAGCCCGATGTCGAGGCGGACGACATGATCGCCTCTTACGCCCGCGCCGCGCAGGCCGAAGGCTGGGATGTCACCATCGTCTCCTCGGACAAGGACCTCATGCAGCTCGTCGGCGAGAAAGATGGCGCGCGGATCGACATGCTCGACACGATGAAAAGCGCGCGCATCTATATCGAGGAAGTGGAGGAGAAATTCGGTGTGCCGCCCGAGAAGGTCGGCGATGTGCTCGCGCTGATGGGCGATTCGGTCGACAATATTCCCGGCATCTTCGGCGTCGGCCCCAAGACGGCGAGCAAGCTGATCGCCGAACATGGCGACCTCACCGCCGCGCTCGACGCGGCCGAGGAGATGAAGAAGAGCAAGCTCAAGGAGCGCCTGATCGAGCATCGCGAGGATGCGGAACTCAGCCGCGTGCTCGTGACGCTGAAGGAGGACTGCCCCCTCCCCATCGCCATCGACGACATGAAACTCAACGGCGTGCCGAGCGAGCCGCTTGCCGCCTTCCTCGAAAAGCACGGCTTCACCAGCCTTCTCCGGCGGCTCGAAACCGGCAGTGGCAGCCCCAACCGGGCGACCGATCTCAACCCGCCCAAGCAGGAAACCAAGGGCGCGGAGGCCGAGGCCGGCGGCAACAGCCAGCCGCTGCCCGAATTGCCCGCAATCGACCGCTCCGCCTACGAATGCGTGCAGTCGATGGAGCGTCTCACCCACTGGATCGAGCGGGCCGGAGCCGCGCGGCTGGTTGCGGTCGACACCGAGACCGACAGTCTCGATTCGATCCGGGCCGAGCTGGTGGGCGTGAGCCTCGCTCCCGGCCCGAACGAAGCCTGTTACATTCCGCTCGGCCATGGCGGCAGCGACATGTTCGCTGAGAAGCCCGAACAGATCGGCAAGGCCGAAGCCCTCGCCGCGCTGAAACCGCTGCTGGAAGACGACGCAGTGCTCAAGGTCTTCCAGAACGGAAAATACGACCTCAACGTGCTCGCGCGCGAGGGCATCGCGGTTGCGCCCATCGACGACACGATGATCATCAGCTTCGCGCTCGACGCCGGGCGCAGCGAGAGCGGTATCGGCGGCGGCCACGGCATGGACGAGCTTGCCGAACGCCATCTCGGCCACACCTGCATCAGCTTCAAGGAACTGTGCGGTACGGGCAAGAAAGCGATCCCCTTCGCCGAGGTCCCGCTCGACAAGGCAACCGAATACGCCGCAGAGGATGCCGATGTCACCTGGCGCCTCCATGCGATGCTGAAGCGTCGCCTGCCGGTGGAAGGCGGTACGAAAATCTACGAACGCGTGGACCGCCCCCTGGTCCCGGTCGTCGCCGGGATGGAGCGCCACGGCATCAAGGTCGACCGCGCGCGCCTCGCCAAGCTTTCGGAGGAATTTGCCACCGAAACCAAGCGGCTCGAAGGCGAGATCCACGAGATCGCCGGGCAGGAGTTCACCGTCGGCAGCCCCAAGCAGCTCGGCGAAATCCTGTTCGACAAGCTCGGCTTCAAGGGCGGCAAGAAGGGCAAGAGCGGCCAGTATTCGACCGACCAGTCGGTGCTGGAGAAACTGTCGGGCGATGGCGCGGAAATTGCCGACAAGGTGCTCGAATGGCGCCAGCTGGCCAAGTTGAAGTCCACCTATACCGACGCGCTGCAGGAAGCGATCAATCCCGAGACGGGTCGCGTCCACACAAGCTACAGCCTCGTCGGCGCGCAGACCGGGCGCCTGTCCTCGACCGATCCGAACCTGCAGAACATCCCGATCCGCACCGAGATCGGGCGCCAGATCCGCGACGCTTTCGTAGCCGAGGACGGCCATGTCCTGCTCGCGGCTGACTATTCGCAGATCGAGTTGCGGCTGGCCGCGCACATGGCGGACGTCGCCCCGCTCAAGGAAGCTTTCGCGGAAGGCGAGGACATCCACGCCCGCACCGCGACCGAGATGTTCGGCGAAGTTACCCGCGACACCCGCGCGCGCGCCAAGACGATCAATTTCGCCATCCTCTACGGCATTTCCCGCTGGGGCCTCGCAGGCCGGCTTGGTGTCGAAGCCGACGAGGCGCAGGCGATGATCGACACCTATTTCCAGCGCTTCCCCGGGATCCAGAAATACATCCTCCACACGCTCGAAAGCGTGCGGGAGAAGGGCTATTCGGAGACGCTCTTCGGCCGGAAAACGTGGTTCCCGCGCATCAATTCCAAGAACCAGGCCGAACGGCAGGGCAGCGAGCGCGCAGCGATCAACGCGCCGATCCAGGGCACCAGCGCCGACATCATCAAGCGCGCCATGGTGCGGATGAACCCCGCGCTGGAAGAGGCAGGGCTCGGCCATGTCCGCATGCTGCTACAGGTGCATGACGAACTGGTGTTCGAACTTCCTGAAGCCGATGTCACAGCGGCGTCCGAGGCCATCGAACGCGTCATGGCGCAGGCCGCCGCGCCCGCGGTCGAGCTGGCCGTTCCGCTCGGCGTGGAAATCGGCACGGGCAAGAGCTGGGGAGCGGCGCATTGA
- a CDS encoding host attachment protein — translation MKLPHKAHVAIVDGEHFTVMQNSGQPFEPKLGGAQKPDLSATNFSAGVKHQDDVGQRTGATDLNELAHGAAAAEWLNAKAISGEITDVLVIADPKTLGEMRRHYHSELEKRLVGEIDKTVTGETTARIEKVISAA, via the coding sequence ATGAAGCTGCCGCACAAGGCCCACGTAGCCATCGTCGATGGCGAACATTTCACTGTCATGCAGAACAGCGGCCAGCCCTTCGAGCCCAAGCTCGGGGGCGCGCAGAAGCCCGACCTTAGCGCGACCAATTTCAGCGCCGGGGTGAAGCACCAGGACGATGTGGGCCAACGAACCGGCGCGACCGATCTCAACGAGCTGGCGCATGGCGCAGCCGCCGCCGAATGGCTCAACGCCAAGGCTATCTCGGGCGAGATCACCGATGTGCTGGTGATTGCCGATCCCAAGACGCTTGGCGAGATGCGTCGTCACTATCACTCGGAGCTGGAAAAGCGCCTCGTGGGCGAGATCGACAAGACGGTGACGGGCGAAACCACTGCGCGCATCGAAAAGGTCATATCCGCGGCCTGA
- a CDS encoding CDC48 family AAA ATPase — MADANTAAPVDEKTVRLQVAAARQEESGQGIVRMPRSAFQALGVTEGDPVEIVGKRATVAIAMSAYDEDQTIEVIRLDGLQRGNAEVGSGEHVVVKAAESRPATRVVFAPANRDMRLQGPSQALKRNFAGKPLLAGDLVATTGQQPVQNMPPEVRRMFNAPAYALTQIRLSVVSTTPKGIVHIDENTEVELRAEFEPPRDARAVVNYDDVGGIDDTIQALREMVELPLRYPELFTRLGVDPPKGVLLHGPPGTGKTRLAQAVANESDAEFFTINGPEIMGSGYGESEKALREVFEQATKAAPAIIFIDEIDSIAPKRDRVPGEAEKRLVAQLLTLMDGLEARSNLVVIAATNRPDAIDEALRRPGRFDREIVVGVPDEKGRREILGIHTRGMPLGDKVDLTELAKATYGFVGADIAALAREAAIDAVRRIMPKIDLDERTIPPEVLDELYVGREDFLSALKRIQPSAMREVMVQVPNVGWDNIGGVGDAIDKLKEGIELPMKNADAFHRLGIRPAKGFLLYGPPGTGKTLLAKAVAKEAEANFISMKSSDLLSKWYGESEQQIAKMFKRARAVAPCVIFIDEIDSLVPARGSGQGEPQVTGRVVNTILAEMDGLEELQSVVVIGATNRPTLVDPALLRPGRFDELVYVGTPDKPGREQILGIHTANMPLGEDVSLADIAGKTERFTGADLEDVVRRAGLNALKRAGGDVQNVTAADFDEALKDSRATVTSKMEAEYKKMRGELKKRAAEVQPIGFIHEGMLEPTRDRKHGSTES; from the coding sequence ATGGCCGATGCCAATACTGCCGCCCCGGTGGACGAGAAGACTGTGAGGCTGCAGGTGGCCGCCGCCCGGCAGGAAGAAAGCGGGCAGGGCATCGTTCGCATGCCGCGCTCGGCCTTTCAGGCGCTCGGCGTGACCGAAGGCGATCCGGTCGAGATCGTCGGCAAGCGCGCCACGGTCGCGATCGCGATGTCGGCCTATGACGAGGACCAGACGATCGAGGTCATCCGCCTCGACGGTCTCCAGCGTGGCAACGCCGAAGTCGGTTCGGGCGAGCATGTGGTCGTGAAAGCCGCCGAATCGCGACCCGCCACCCGCGTCGTCTTCGCTCCCGCCAATCGCGACATGCGGCTGCAAGGCCCGTCGCAGGCGCTGAAGCGCAATTTCGCGGGCAAGCCGCTCCTGGCCGGTGACCTCGTGGCGACGACCGGCCAGCAGCCCGTCCAGAACATGCCGCCCGAAGTGCGCCGCATGTTCAACGCGCCGGCCTATGCGCTGACGCAGATCCGCCTCTCGGTCGTCTCGACCACGCCCAAGGGCATCGTCCATATCGACGAGAACACCGAGGTCGAACTGCGCGCCGAATTCGAGCCCCCGCGCGACGCGCGCGCCGTCGTCAATTACGACGATGTCGGCGGCATCGACGACACGATCCAGGCGCTCCGCGAAATGGTCGAACTGCCGCTGCGCTATCCCGAGCTTTTCACCCGCCTCGGTGTCGATCCGCCCAAGGGCGTGCTGCTGCACGGACCGCCGGGGACCGGCAAGACCCGCCTTGCGCAGGCCGTCGCCAACGAGAGCGATGCCGAGTTCTTCACCATCAACGGCCCGGAAATCATGGGCTCGGGCTATGGCGAGAGCGAGAAGGCCCTGCGCGAAGTGTTCGAGCAGGCGACAAAGGCCGCACCTGCCATCATCTTCATCGACGAGATCGATTCCATCGCCCCGAAGCGCGACCGCGTGCCGGGGGAGGCGGAGAAACGTCTCGTCGCGCAGTTGCTCACACTCATGGATGGCCTCGAAGCGCGGTCCAATCTCGTCGTCATCGCGGCGACCAACCGCCCCGACGCTATCGATGAGGCGCTGCGCCGTCCGGGCCGCTTCGACCGCGAGATTGTGGTCGGCGTGCCGGACGAAAAGGGACGCCGCGAGATTCTCGGTATTCACACGCGCGGAATGCCGCTGGGCGACAAGGTCGACCTGACCGAATTGGCCAAGGCCACATATGGCTTCGTCGGCGCGGATATCGCCGCGCTGGCGCGTGAGGCGGCCATCGATGCGGTCCGCCGCATCATGCCAAAGATCGATCTCGACGAGCGGACGATCCCACCCGAGGTCCTCGACGAGCTTTATGTCGGACGCGAAGATTTCCTCTCGGCCCTCAAGCGCATCCAGCCCAGCGCCATGCGCGAAGTCATGGTCCAGGTCCCCAATGTCGGCTGGGACAATATTGGCGGTGTCGGCGATGCGATCGACAAGCTTAAGGAAGGCATCGAACTTCCGATGAAGAACGCCGACGCCTTCCATCGCCTCGGCATCCGCCCGGCCAAGGGTTTCCTGCTGTATGGTCCTCCGGGGACAGGCAAGACGCTGCTCGCCAAGGCCGTGGCCAAGGAAGCGGAGGCTAACTTCATTTCGATGAAGAGCTCGGACCTGCTCTCCAAATGGTATGGCGAAAGCGAGCAACAGATCGCCAAGATGTTCAAGCGCGCACGAGCCGTTGCGCCTTGCGTGATCTTCATCGACGAGATCGACAGCCTCGTTCCGGCGCGCGGCAGCGGGCAGGGCGAACCGCAGGTCACGGGACGGGTGGTCAATACCATCCTCGCCGAGATGGACGGGCTGGAAGAACTGCAGTCGGTGGTCGTCATCGGGGCGACCAACCGGCCGACGCTGGTCGATCCCGCGTTGCTACGCCCGGGCCGCTTCGACGAGCTGGTCTATGTCGGGACGCCCGACAAGCCGGGCCGCGAGCAGATTCTCGGCATCCACACGGCGAATATGCCGCTTGGTGAAGATGTGAGCCTTGCCGATATTGCCGGCAAGACCGAACGCTTCACCGGCGCGGATCTGGAAGACGTGGTGCGCCGTGCCGGTTTGAATGCACTGAAGCGCGCAGGCGGCGATGTGCAGAACGTCACCGCGGCGGACTTCGATGAAGCGCTCAAGGACAGCCGCGCCACGGTCACCAGCAAGATGGAAGCCGAGTACAAGAAAATGCGCGGCGAACTGAAGAAGCGGGCCGCCGAGGTGCAGCCCATCGGCTTCATTCACGAAGGCATGCTGGAGCCGACCCGCGACCGCAAGCACGGCAGCACCGAGAGCTGA
- a CDS encoding DUF5076 domain-containing protein, which yields MAGEIDVSNYDFLSKSLEFARLWAGPDAGMTAIIEPRHLGADPFLFGMALVDAARHGAKAYAHAVNISEEDAMARIWEGLDAERSNPTDDPLAIDLGGSAPS from the coding sequence ATGGCCGGCGAAATCGACGTTTCGAACTACGACTTCCTGTCGAAGTCCCTCGAATTTGCGCGTCTGTGGGCCGGCCCAGACGCAGGCATGACCGCGATTATTGAACCGCGGCATCTGGGCGCAGACCCTTTCCTGTTTGGGATGGCGCTGGTCGATGCTGCGCGCCATGGAGCGAAGGCCTATGCCCATGCCGTGAATATCTCCGAAGAGGATGCGATGGCACGGATCTGGGAAGGCCTCGATGCCGAGCGTAGCAATCCGACCGACGACCCTCTCGCGATCGATCTTGGTGGGAGCGCGCCGTCATGA
- a CDS encoding serine hydrolase, whose translation MRITTLGRLLAAGALALGLPAQAQTTGQTARTAYSAQFDQILGTEVRAPQDFRATYDTGLERTVAQLADGSRGRIGVYALDLTTGQEVGVLADQRFPMASTSKVAIAAVYLAGVDAGKWTLTSEWRLPRPGGAYLSAQQHIDLMISKSCNACTDAMLNAVGGPAAVNAWMRQAGITEFQLNRDIATLIREDGRIDPASSVDLRDSATPRAMGQLLAGIYQGKWLSPSSRAVIMNAMRATTTGKKRMRSALPVSAGLAHKTGTLSRTASDIGIFHTPDGRAVAVAIYVTGQSSSMAAENGSRGLKLQARQMRDARISTIAGALYRGFASQGDDGRVWADADYGG comes from the coding sequence ATGCGGATCACAACACTCGGGAGATTGCTGGCAGCGGGCGCCTTGGCGCTGGGCCTGCCGGCACAGGCGCAGACAACCGGTCAGACCGCAAGGACGGCCTATTCCGCCCAGTTCGACCAGATACTGGGCACGGAAGTCCGCGCGCCGCAGGATTTCCGAGCCACTTACGATACCGGTCTCGAACGCACCGTTGCCCAGCTGGCGGACGGTTCGCGTGGCCGCATCGGCGTTTACGCGCTCGACCTGACGACCGGTCAGGAAGTCGGCGTCCTGGCCGACCAGCGCTTCCCCATGGCTAGCACCAGCAAGGTGGCGATTGCCGCCGTGTATCTTGCCGGTGTCGACGCCGGGAAATGGACTCTGACCAGCGAATGGCGCCTGCCGCGCCCGGGCGGGGCCTATCTCTCCGCGCAACAGCATATCGATCTGATGATCAGCAAGAGCTGCAACGCCTGCACCGACGCTATGCTGAACGCTGTCGGCGGACCGGCTGCGGTCAACGCCTGGATGCGCCAGGCCGGGATTACCGAATTCCAGCTCAATCGCGACATCGCCACGCTTATTCGCGAGGACGGACGGATTGACCCCGCCTCGAGCGTGGACCTGCGCGACAGTGCAACGCCGCGGGCCATGGGCCAGCTGCTCGCCGGCATTTATCAGGGCAAGTGGCTCAGCCCCTCGTCCCGCGCCGTGATCATGAACGCCATGCGCGCGACGACCACGGGCAAGAAGCGCATGCGCTCGGCCCTGCCGGTCAGCGCGGGGCTCGCTCACAAGACCGGAACGCTCAGCCGCACGGCAAGCGATATCGGTATCTTCCACACGCCCGATGGTCGCGCCGTCGCCGTGGCAATCTATGTCACCGGCCAGAGCTCCTCCATGGCCGCCGAAAACGGCAGCCGCGGGCTCAAGCTGCAGGCGCGCCAGATGCGCGATGCGCGGATTTCGACCATTGCCGGGGCCCTTTATCGCGGCTTCGCCTCACAGGGTGACGATGGCCGCGTTTGGGCCGACGCCGACTACGGCGGTTAA
- a CDS encoding mechanosensitive ion channel family protein, translating into MLDRYRLENWPISQEGFVHTIIVLGGSVLAALAIHWVLFAILRKVTEASSSLMDDVVVEKVRRPVRWAMIAFAISIAAENDALVGNGWDVFADFLTPAVIGWVAFATVKGLAIGYERQLELEGDEVAKRGYRTRIAILSRTARVGIAIVTISLIMLNIPGVRDVGTTMLASAGLAALAVGAAAQPALKSLIAGLQMALTQPLRIGDLVKVDGQAGRVEEIRMSFVTVRTWDERVLVVPTSRFLDQSFENWSRVSEKLTGPVMLHLDPVAKIEPIREEFERFVKGHALWDGRNLALLMTEAYPESIELRLSMSADTIGDLFTLRCDVREHMLAWLREKQPDALIRHRLEVEAANQRAKGG; encoded by the coding sequence ATGCTGGACCGCTACCGCCTCGAAAACTGGCCGATTTCGCAGGAAGGCTTCGTTCACACGATCATCGTGCTGGGCGGTTCCGTTCTGGCCGCCCTTGCCATCCACTGGGTGCTCTTTGCCATCCTGCGCAAGGTCACCGAGGCCTCCTCCAGCCTGATGGACGATGTGGTGGTGGAGAAGGTCCGCCGTCCCGTGCGCTGGGCGATGATCGCCTTCGCCATTTCCATCGCCGCCGAGAACGACGCGCTGGTCGGCAACGGCTGGGACGTTTTTGCCGACTTCCTGACCCCCGCCGTCATCGGCTGGGTGGCCTTCGCCACCGTGAAGGGCCTCGCCATCGGCTACGAGCGCCAGCTCGAGCTCGAAGGCGACGAGGTAGCCAAGCGCGGATACCGCACCCGTATCGCGATCCTTTCGCGCACGGCGCGTGTGGGAATCGCGATCGTCACTATCTCGCTTATCATGCTCAACATTCCCGGTGTGCGCGATGTCGGCACGACGATGCTGGCCTCCGCCGGTCTCGCCGCTCTGGCTGTCGGTGCAGCCGCGCAGCCGGCGCTCAAGTCGCTGATCGCAGGCCTCCAGATGGCGCTGACCCAGCCCTTGCGGATCGGTGATCTCGTCAAGGTCGACGGGCAGGCCGGGCGCGTGGAAGAAATCCGGATGAGCTTTGTCACCGTGCGTACATGGGACGAGCGGGTACTCGTGGTGCCCACCAGCCGCTTCCTCGACCAGAGTTTCGAGAACTGGTCGCGCGTGAGCGAGAAGCTGACCGGTCCGGTGATGCTCCATCTCGATCCCGTCGCCAAGATCGAGCCGATCCGCGAGGAATTCGAGCGGTTCGTGAAGGGTCACGCCTTGTGGGACGGGCGCAATCTCGCTCTATTGATGACCGAGGCCTATCCCGAAAGCATCGAGCTGCGCCTGTCGATGAGCGCCGACACCATCGGCGACCTCTTCACCCTGCGCTGCGACGTGCGCGAGCATATGCTGGCGTGGCTGCGCGAGAAACAGCCCGACGCCCTGATCCGCCACCGGCTCGAAGTCGAGGCGGCGAATCAGCGGGCGAAAGGCGGCTAA
- a CDS encoding CoA transferase subunit A, whose amino-acid sequence MNKLFPDAAAALDGLLHDDMLIASGGFGLCGIPERLLEAIRESGVKGLTFASNNAGIDNEGIGMLLRTQQVKKMISSYVGENKEFERQFLSGELEVEFCPQGTLAERMRAGGAGIPGFYTKTGVGTQVAEGKEVKNFDGEDYILERGIFADLAIVKAWKADETGNLVFRKTARNFNLPAATCGKVCVVEVEEIVPTGSLDPDCIHLPGVYVQRMIVGAPYDKKIEFVTTRERESA is encoded by the coding sequence ATGAACAAGCTCTTTCCCGACGCCGCTGCCGCCCTCGACGGGTTGCTCCATGACGACATGCTGATTGCCAGCGGAGGCTTCGGCCTGTGCGGCATCCCCGAACGCCTGTTGGAGGCGATCCGGGAGAGCGGGGTTAAGGGCCTCACATTCGCCAGCAACAACGCCGGGATCGACAACGAAGGCATCGGCATGCTGCTGCGCACCCAGCAGGTGAAGAAGATGATCTCGTCCTATGTCGGCGAGAACAAGGAATTTGAACGCCAATTCCTCTCCGGTGAGCTGGAGGTGGAATTCTGCCCCCAGGGCACGCTGGCCGAACGCATGCGCGCCGGCGGCGCGGGCATTCCCGGTTTCTACACCAAGACCGGCGTCGGCACGCAGGTCGCCGAGGGCAAGGAAGTGAAAAATTTCGACGGGGAAGACTACATCCTCGAACGCGGCATCTTCGCCGATCTCGCCATCGTGAAGGCGTGGAAGGCCGACGAGACCGGCAACCTCGTCTTCCGCAAGACCGCGCGCAATTTCAACCTGCCCGCCGCCACCTGCGGCAAGGTCTGCGTCGTCGAGGTCGAGGAAATTGTCCCGACCGGCAGCCTCGATCCCGACTGCATACACCTCCCCGGTGTCTATGTGCAGCGCATGATCGTCGGCGCGCCTTACGACAAGAAGATCGAATTCGTGACCACGCGCGAGCGGGAGAGCGCATGA